A segment of the Parasynechococcus marenigrum WH 8102 genome:
CCATACTCACGTAGGACGCTGCAGCCTCAGCAGATTTCTCCGCAACGCCCATTTCGTGGCATCGCTCCAGATAATTCCGATCCATTCAGCCTGTCAATCGCTCTTTGACATCCCCAAGAAAGCCACATCAGACAGGGTTGCGTCAAAGCCTTTGACAATCTTGTAAAAACCTCTGAGACGGCATGAGACTGCTGTTCTGATCAGGGTTTAGCAGGACGTCTCCGTCGTGGGACCAGCCCGCTTACCGGCGGTATGCGCTCTGTCAACCGGATCCTGTCGGTGCCGCGAAGTCCACAGCCCTCAGGCGGCTCGGCCCTCCGCGGATGGGGGCTGTGGAAAAAGGTGCTGATGCTGTGGAGAAATTGGTGAAGCCAGATTTCGATTCTCACCGATCAGAAAAACTGATCTCAGCAATGTCCAGGATGTCGCTGACGAGACCGGTTGTCGGTGTCACGGAAAACACCGCTGATCTCTTAAGGCTTCGGTGGGAAATCTTTTGATCCGAGGGTTCTGGGACCCATGGGGTGGTCGGCATGGGGGTAGGGGGGGTGATGGTGATGCTCACCAGCGTGATCGTGATGGTGCTGATGGGGGATGGGAACACCATCCGGTTGGCAGGCCCCCGTGCATTCCCGCTCGCAGAGCGTGCAGCTCTCCGCCAGCCCCTCCACGTGGTGATGGTGGCTTTCCTGGGCTCGGCCAACGTCCTGCTCGAAGCCCAGCACCTGGGCCCGGTATTTGCAGAGGGAGCAATTCATGGCGGTGTCGCCGCGCAGCACCTCCTCCACCCGTTCCTTGAAGGTGTCCACCACCAGCGGGTGTTGCCCGAGATAGCCGGCGGAGAGGAAGTCAACCTCGGGATGATCCGCCGCCACCCGCTCGGTGTGCTGACGGATGCGGCTCACCAGAACACCTGAGAACAGGAAGTAAGGAACCACCACGATGCGGTGGAATCCCAGCTTCACCAGTTGCCGAAGGCCCGGTTCAACCAGGGGGAAGGTCACGCCTGAGTAGACCGTCTCACCCCAGCCGAAGCCAAAGCCCTCCACCAGCATCCGGGTGACCTTGGCCACATTTGAATTGGCATCGGGATCCGACGAGCCGCGTCCCACCACCACCAGCAGCGTCTCCGCCAGCGGCACCGGAGAAGGGTTGCTTTCCAGGCATTCGCGAACACGCGCTCCTGCCGCTGCAACCATCAGACGGTCCACCCCCAGTTCGCGGCCGTAATCAATCGGCAGGCCCGTTTCTGCGGTGAACGTGTTGAGCACAGAGGGGATGTCGTTCTTGGCGTGCCCAGCCGCAAACAACATCGCAGGGATGGCAAGCACTCGTGTCACCCCCTGCTGACGCAGAGACTCCAGGCCATCCCGCAGGATCGGGCGGGCAAATTCCAGATAGCCATGCTCCACCGTCATCGGCGCCAGCTTTGGCCGCAGGGCTTCCACCATCTGGGCGAACTCCTCTACGGCCAGCCGGTTGCGACTGCCATGGCCGCAGATCAGGACGCCGAGTTGGTCGTTCGAGGATTCGGCCAAGGGGGCGTGCCACTGTTCGGTGTGAACTGATCCTACGGTTGCAGCGGAATGGATCAGCTCCCACCTTCCCTGTTCAACCCCCAGGCAGCGGATGCCGAGGCACAGGGCCTGTTGCAGCCAACTGCGGAGGATCTGCCGAGCTTGATTGCCGGTTGGAGTGGTCCAAGGCCATTACGGGTCTGCAGTGGCGGCACCAGCTCCAGGGCTGCGGCGGAAGGCCAGTGGACGTTGGATCTGCGTCGCACCATGACGGGGATCACCTGGAATGCTGCAGATCAGACGGTGCGCATCGGGGGTGGATGCCGGATGGGGCAGGTGCTGGAGCAGCTGCATCCCCTCGGGCGCACCGTGAGCGCAGGGCTGTCCGGCTGGCCGGGTGTCGGCTATGTGCTGACGGGGGGGATGGGGCCCTTGAGTCGTGAGCAGGGCCTGGCGGTGGACCAGCTTCAGGCGATTGCAGGGGTCTGGGGCAGTGGTGAACCCTTCCTGCTGCGCCGTGATCACGATCAGGCCTCGGCGGAGTGGCGTGGCCTCTGTGGAGCGGCACCGTTTTTGGCGGTGGTGCGTGAGGTGGTGCTCGCCACCCAGCCCCTTCGCCCCCTCTGGATCAAAGCGTCGACGGGATCGCCCGATCAGCTGCCGGATTGGCTTGTCGCTGCGGAGTGCTCCGACCCCAGCACCACCCTTCAATGGAGCTGGAGTGCTGATGGCAGCCTCCGGCGGCTGCAGGTGTCTGGCTATGAACAGCCCGGTTGGCAGCGGATTGATGGACTGCACCAACTGCCGCCCCTGACGCCCCCGCCCTCAGGTGAATCCCGCCTGCATGGCGAGGTGGTGGGTCTGCTCGGACCGGCCCATGGCGAGTGTTGGCGCCGTTTGCTGCCGGAGCTGCGGGCGCTGATGCATCGCTGCCCCCATGGCGGCTGCAGCCTGTCCAGCCAGCAGCTGGGAGATGCCACCGCTGCAGTGCCTACTGAAGCCACGTCATTTGTGCATCGTGATGCGGTTTGGAAGCCATGGATCACAGCGGTCTGGCCTGCCGGAGATGCAGAGGCCCGTCAGCGCAGCCTCCGGTGGTTATGCGAGCTGTGGTCCGTGCTGGAGCCGCTCTGCCCAGGTGTGCATCTGGCGCAGTTGCATGACCATCTGCCCTTTCATCAGCGGGAGTTGGAATTGGCTTTCGGACCCTGGTTGCCTGGACTGCGTCAACTCAAGGCACGTCGGGATCCAGACGGCACCTTGCCAGGGCTCTAATTTACGGTCCCTTCTGGCTTTGGCGTCCGGTGATGGCCCAGCGTTCCAGTCCAGCTCTGGTGAATCAATGGTTCGCCAACCCCAGCAAGGATTTGCTTTCGGGCCTGGTGGTGGCCTTCGCGATGATCCCGGAGGCGATCGCCTTCTCCGGCATCGCCGGGGTGGACCCGAAGGTCGGCCTGTTCGGGGCCTTCTGTCTGTCACTCACCATTGCCGTGGTGGGTGGTCGCATGGCGATGATCACCTCCGCCACCGGTTCAACGGCCCTGCTGATGACGGGACTGGTCGCAGCCGGTGAAGCCCGGGGTGCCGGGCTCGGGGTGCAGTATCTGATGGTGGCGGGTCTGGTCACCGGCCTGCTGCAGATCCTCTGGGGCTACCTCCGGCTGGCGTATCAGATGCGGTTCGTGCCCCAGGGCGTGCTCAGCGGCTTCGTCAATGCCCTGGCGCTGCTGATCTTCCAGGCGCAATTGCCTCAGCTGGGCCTGGATCTGCATGCCGGCGGTGATGGCCACGCTGGTGGTCTGTTGCCCCACGGTGGTCAGATTCCAATCGTCTGGGGTCTGGTGCTGCTGGGTCTGGTGATCATTTATGGCCTGCCGAGGCTTACCCGGCTGGTGCCGTCCCAGCTGGTGGCCATTGTTGTGCTCACGGTCATCAGCATCGGCTTCAACCTGGACATTCCCAGCGTCAGCAGTCTTGGAACGCTGCCGGATGGATTGCCCACCTTCGCGGTTCCCTTCGGCGCGGGTGGTGTTCCCTTCAACCTCGACACCCTGGGCCTGGTGCTCCCCACAGCCTTGGCCATTTCCCTGGTGGGTCTGATGGAGACCTTCCTGACTCAGGACATCCTTGACGACAAGACCGACACCACCACCAACAAAAACGTGGAGGCCCGTGGACAGGGCATCGCCAACATCGTGGCGTCGTTGTTCGGAGGCATGGCGGGCTGTGCCCTGGTGGGTCAATCGGTGATGAATGTGGACAACGGCGGCCGTACGCGTCTCTCAACCCTGTTCTCCGGCGTTAGCCTTCTGGCGATGATCCTGCTTGCCGGCCCCTGGCTGAAGCAGATCCCGATGGCAGCCCTGGTGGCGGTGATGATCAGCATCGCCGTGAGCACGGCAGACATCAACGGCCTGCGCAACCTGCGCCGCATCCCCAAGAGCGACACCTCGGTGATGCTGATGACCTTCGCTGTCACCATGCTCACCACGCCCCACAACCTGGCGTTGGGGGTGTTGGCCGGTGTGGCCCTCGCGGGAATTCTGTTCAGCCGCAAGGTGGCCAAGGTGATCCAGGTGGAAGCGATCGATGTGAGCGATCAGGAGCGCCGTTACCGGGTTGTCGGTCAGTTGTTCTTCGTCAGCAAGGTCTATTTCCTGCAGGGATTTGATCTGCACGATCATCCCGAGAGAATTGTGATCGATCTCTCCTCAGCCCACATCTGGGATCAGAGCGGCGTGGCGGCGCTCGATCAGGTGATGCGTAAATTCCGCCTGGGGGGATCCGAGGTCTCCGTGGAAGGCCTGAACGACGAAAGCCTGGATCTGTTTGAGCGGATCGGAGGTAAGGAGTCCGCCCATGCCTGAGACATGGGTGGCGCTCACGCTCAGTTCCGATTTGTTGTTCTAAGCCGCTCGATTGTGGTCGTCCCATCCAACGACCAGCGGGTGCATGAGCGGCCCTAAATGCCCGTGGACGTTCAAGGCGTTGCCCTGCTGGGGCCATGAATCTGGGACAATCCCTCCCGATCCGTACTAAAGCTGATGATCCGATCCAGTCGTCGTATCTTGATCGGAGCCATCACTGTTGTGGCTGGGCTGCTGGGCGGATGTGCCTCCCTGGACGAGGCCGGTCGTTCTCGGTTGGATCTGGTGAAGCAGAGGGATGAGCTTCTCTGTGGTGTGAGCGGCAAGATTCCTGGCTTCAGTTTCCTTACGCCGAAGGGCACCTACACCGGGCTTGATGTCGACATCTGTCGAGCCATGGCTGCTGCCTTCCTCGGCGATGCCGACAAGGTTCAATACCGACCGCTGACGGCGCCAGAGCGATTCACTGCACTGCGCTCCGGCGAGATTGATCTGCTGTCCCGCAACACCACCCATACTCTCAGCCGTGATGCGGAGGGTGGCAATGGCCTTGGTTTCGCTCCTGTGGTGTTCCATGACGGCCAGGGCTTGATCGTGCCCGTCAACAGCGGTGTGACGAGCCTTGCTGATCTGAGCGGTCAAGCGATTTGTGTGGGGTCGGGCACCACAACCGAGCAGAACCTCAACGACGCCTTTGCCTCCAAGGGGATCCCTTACACCCCGATCAAGTACCAGGATCTCAATCAGGTGGTGGGCGGCTACCTGCAGGGACGCTGTCAGGCCATGACCTCAGACCGCTCGCAATTGGCCGCAGCCCGCTCCGGGTTCATTGAGCCGGAAGGCCATGTGATTCTTGAAGACCGTCTCAGCAAAGAGCCTCTGGCTCCGGCGGTGGTCGGCGGTGATCAGCGCTTGGTTGATGCCATGACCTGGGTTGTGTATGCCTTGATCGAGGCGGAGGAGCGTGGAATCACCCAAGCCAATCTCGATCGTCAACTGCGTGCCGCTGAGGCGGATCCATCCCAGGCGGCCATGCGGAGATTCCTGGGCGTTGATGGCGGTCTGGGCCGCAAGCTCGGACTTCCTGATGATTTCGTCGTTCAGGCCATCCGGGCCACCGGCAACTACGGCGAGATCTACGACCGCCACCTCGGGCCGGAGAGCCCGGTGGCAATACCCCGTGGCGCCAACCGCCTCGCCGAGGATGGCGGTTTGATGATCGCGCCCCCATTCACCTGATGCGCCGTCATCGTCTGCTGCTGCAGCTGGGCTTGGCTCTGCTGTTGCTGGCCCTGATCGCTCTGCTGATCAACAACCTCACCGTGAACCTGATCCGCACGGGACTTGGTCTCGGTTTCGGTTGGCTCAGTCGTCCAGCGGGGTTCGCTCTGGCGGAAACAGCGCTCCCCTACGCACCCTCCGACTCGTATCTCTGGGCGTTGACCATCGGTTGGCTGAACAGCCTCAAGGTGATCCTTGCGGGTCTGGTGCTGGCCACGCTTCTCGGTGTCGCGGCCGGTGCGGCCCGCAACAGCGGAAACCGCCTGCTGCGCAGTCTTGCGGGCACCTATGTCGCCCTGATCCGCCAGGTCCCGTTGCTGCTGCAGCTGTTGTTCTGGTATTTCGTGGCCTTCCTCGGCCTGCCGTCGATGCCTGTGGGCGGCTTGATTCAGTTGTCCAATCAGGGCATCCAACTGTTGGGGCTGAATCTGAGTGTGGAGTTCTGCGCTGTTCTCACCGGACTGACGGTGTTCACCGGGGCGTCCATTGCTGAAATCGTCCGCGGCGGCATCAACGCCGTGCCCCGGGGGCAATGGGAGGCTTTCCGCAGCCTCGGGCTGAATGAGGGCCTTGGCCTGCGGCGGATCGTGCTGCCCCAGGCGTTGCCGGCCATCCTGCCGGCACTTACCAGTCAATACCTCAACCTGGCCAAGAACAGCACTCTTGCCATCGCCGTTGGCTATGCGGATCTTTATGCCGTCAGCGACACCACGATCACTCAGACGGGACGTGCCATCGAAGGATTTTTGTTGCTGTTGCTCAGCTTTCTGCTGCTCAATCTGCTGATCAGCGGCGGTATGGCGGCGCTCAACGGTGCGGTGCTGAGTCGTGTTCGGAGGAGCCGCTGATGACCCGCTGGCTGGATCGTCTGATCACGCTGCTGATGTTGGCGCTGCTTAGCTGGGGCGGTTGGGTTGTGGTGCATTGGCTCCTGCATGGGGCCGACTGGTCCGTGGTGAGCGCCAACCTGCCGCTCTTTGCCGTGGGCAGTTACCCCTCGGATCAGCGTTGGCGGCCCCTGCTCTGGATCTCAACCTGCGTGGTGCTGGTGGTGTTGACGCTGACGGCGCCAAGGGGGGCGGGCTGGCGCCGTGCGTTGCCCCCGCTCTGGATTGCCATGGCGCCGCTGGGATTGTGGTTACTGGCGGGGGGGCTGGGTCTTCTGCCCGTTGGAACACGCCACTGGGGCGGACTCACCCTCACCCTGTTGCTGACAGCGGGGAGCGGCTTGCTGGCGCTGCCATTGGGGGTGTTGCTGGCCCTCGGCCGCCGCAGTGATCTGCCGGTGCTGCGCTGGAGCAGCACGGTTTATATCGAGTTGATGCGAGCCGTGCCGCTGATCGCGGTGCTGTTTTTCGGGCAACTGCTGATTCCGTTGTTCCTGCCGCCAGGGTTGGAGATCAACCGTGTGCTCCGAGCGGTGCTGGCTTTTGCCCTGTTCGCAGCGGCTTACATCGCCGAGGACGTGAGGGGCGGGTTGCAGGCGATTCCCCCCACCCAGCGGGAGGCTGCTTCAGTGCTCGGTCTGTCTCCGTTGCAGACGCTGCAGTTGGTGGTGCTGCCCCAGGCGCTGCGTGTTGCTCTGCCATCGCTCACCAATCAGGCGGTTGGGCTGCTGCAGAACACCAGCTTGATGGCGATTCTCGGCCTGGTGGAGCTGCTGGGAATCAGCCGCAGTCTGCTGGCCAATCCGGCCTTCATCGGCCGCTATTTGGAGGTGTATCTCTGGTTGGCTGCTGTTTACTGGCTGGCGTGCACGGCGATGGCTCTGCTGGCCCGCCACCTGGAAGTCCAGCTCGACCCCGTTCGATTCAACCGATGACTGTTGCCATCCGCGCCACCGACCTGGTGAAGAGCTACATCGCTGGGGTGAGGGCTCTGGATCGGGTGAGTCTGGAGGTGAGCAGCGGTGAGGTGCTGGTGGTGATGGGTCCTTCCGGATCGGGAAAGAGCACCCTGATCCGCACCTTCAACGGACTTGAGAGGCTGGATGGTGGCGCCCTCGATGTTCTTGGGGTGCGTCTGGATTCCACCCATGCTGATCCTCAGGTGCGGGCGATCCGCCGTCGGGTGGGAATGGTGTTTCAGCAGTTCAACCTGTTCCCCCATCTCTCCATCCTTGAGAACATCTCCCTCGCGCCGGTGAAGGTGCAGAAACGTCCGAAGGCGGAGGTGGAGCAGCGGGCGCTGGAGTTACTGGAGCAAATGGGGATTCAGGAGCAGGCAGAGAAGTACCCGGCACAGCTCAGTGGCGGCCAGCAGCAACGTGTGGCGATCGCCCGGGCCCTCGCCCTGGATCCTGAGGTGATGCTCTTTGATGAACCCACCAGTGCCTTGGATCCGGAACGGGTCAAGGAGGTGCTGGATGCCATGCGTCAGCTGGCTCGCGGTGGGATGACCATGGTGGTGGTGACCCATGAGATCGGCTTCGCCCGCGAAGTGGCCGATCGCGTGATGTTCATGGATCAGGGCCAGGTGGTGGAGACGTCGGATCCAGTGACGTTTTTCTCGGGGGCTCGGGAGGAACGCAGCCGCCGCTTTCTCAGTCAGATGGTCTGATGTCTCGCTTCAGGCTCCCCGTCCAGGGCCAGGATCTGAATCCAGTTCAACGATGACGTACTCGATTCGATCGTCATCGGAGCAGCAGAGGTCGCCGTAGTAGCGCTCCAACTGCTCGTAGGCCATGTCGTAACTGCTGAAGGACTGCCCGGTCAGCCCGTCCTGTTGCCCGTCGCTGCGAATGATGCGATGAACTGGGGGGCGCTCGCGTTCCTGGTCAGCCTCAGCCATCCACAAGGGGAAGTCGCGCCAGGGCACGCTCGGCTGCCACCAGTTCCCGTTCGGTACTCATCCATCTCTCATTGCCGAGGGGGAGGTTCTGGACCTGGTCGGCAAGCAGCAGCATCAGCTGCTCACAGCGTTCTCGAAGCTCCTGACGCAGCACGGCACAACCGCTAGACAGATGAAAGCCATGGCACATGGGTGGCCGCTGTCTAGCTTCAGGGCTGGCAGTGGAAGCCCGTGCTGCGTTTTTTGCTGGAGTTGCTCCCCGCACTCCTGCTCGGTTTCTGGGGCGGACGTCGTTATCCAACCCTGTCCGGGCGTCTCGCTATGCCGCTGGTGCGGTTCGGCGTGCCCATCAGCGTGATGGGTCTGCTGTTGAGAGGTGGGCTCGGTGGCGAGATGGTCGTGGCCGCTGTCCTGGCCGTGCTCGCTATCGCGCTTGTGCTGCTCCTGGCCCATCGTCTGCCGGGTTTCAACGGTCTGCAGCGATCTTCTCTGCGGCTTGGCAGTTGCATTGGCAACACCGCTTATGTGGGGATTCCACTGGCCCTGGCTTTTCTGCCGAGCGAGGCCCTGCCGATCAGTATTGGCTACGACCTCGGCGCAACGTTGCTGACCTGGAGCCTTGGTCCGATGTTCATCGGTGCGGCGCCCTTGGGCCGGTCGCCCCTGTGGAGTCATTGGTTCATCAATCTCAGCAGCAGTCCCGCAACCCGTGGCTTATTGGGAGCGTTACTGGTCCAATGGACCCCTTGGAGCTCCGTCGTCGCCGAGGCACTGTGGTGGCCTTCACGGGCGGTGATCGTTGTGGCCCTTGTGGTGGTGGGCATGCGGCTGGGGAGCCTTTCGCGCGATGCCGTGTCGTTGTCGCCGACGCGCCTGGGATTGGTGCAGGCGCTGGTGGTCAAGCTTGGCTTGTATCCAGGACTGCTGCTTCTTTTGGGGTTCGTGTTGCCACTGAATCCTTTGATGATTCAAGCCATCACCTTGCAGGGCGCCGCCCCAACGGCCATCTCACTGTTATTAATCGCCGAGTCTGTTGGTGTTGATCAGGAGCGCGCAGCTGGCCTTGTGTTCTGGAGCACTGTTTTGTCGTTGATCACGGCTTCGCTTTGGGGGACGGCACTGTCGTTGCTGATGCCAAGTGGTGGGTGAATGGACGGCTTCATGTTCATTCAGAGGGTTGCTTGGAAATATCCGTCATGGTGCTAATACGTTTTATGAAGAGGTGGAGATCTGTTCGTGCCTAGGCCTTGTGACGGTCTGGCAACCGTCGTTACATTGGCGGGGTAGCGACCGGGGAATTGAGGTGCAGCAGGTGGATCTTGTCGGTTCGTTGGGACTTGTGTTGTTGATTACAGCCTTGACGGTTCTGGGATATCGCATCAACCACGTTGTTTGATTGTGAACTTGCGCCAAGCGCAAAATTATCTGGAATTGCTAATCAGTTAAGGAGTGCTTGTTGCTTGATTGGTGAAAAGTTTTTGAGGTTAAGTGGCATGATTCGTTGTCGTTTGTGAATCGTTCTTGGAGCTGGCTGTTGCTCAGCGTGGTTGAAAACAGCGAAAGGTGAGGTTGATTCTTGGTGTCTTGATGCGCCTGCGCTGGGGCACGCCATGCAGCCAATCCCGTTGACATCCGGGGTGCATGATCAGCAGATCACCGCTTGTCAGCTCAAGGGTGTGACGGTGCTGCCGTTGATGGCGATGGCGCAACTGGAAGTCCCGGTTCGATCCCAGAGACAGAGAGGCGATCGGTTGGCTCTGGTCGATCTCCGCTTCGTCATCGGCATGCCACCCCATCCGGTCTTCCCCATGGCGGTAAAGGTTGAGCAGGCAGCCATTGAATCGACAGCCGCAGGCTGTGTTGACCTGGTTCAGCATGGGCAGGAACCAGTTGGGCCAGCCTGCTCCGCAGTGCCGGGTCCCGCTGTAGCGATAGGACA
Coding sequences within it:
- a CDS encoding AEC family transporter yields the protein MLRFLLELLPALLLGFWGGRRYPTLSGRLAMPLVRFGVPISVMGLLLRGGLGGEMVVAAVLAVLAIALVLLLAHRLPGFNGLQRSSLRLGSCIGNTAYVGIPLALAFLPSEALPISIGYDLGATLLTWSLGPMFIGAAPLGRSPLWSHWFINLSSSPATRGLLGALLVQWTPWSSVVAEALWWPSRAVIVVALVVVGMRLGSLSRDAVSLSPTRLGLVQALVVKLGLYPGLLLLLGFVLPLNPLMIQAITLQGAAPTAISLLLIAESVGVDQERAAGLVFWSTVLSLITASLWGTALSLLMPSGG
- a CDS encoding ABC transporter permease subunit (The N-terminal region of this protein, as described by TIGR01726, is a three transmembrane segment that identifies a subfamily of ABC transporter permease subunits, which specificities that include histidine, arginine, glutamine, glutamate, L-cystine (sic), the opines (in Agrobacterium) octopine and nopaline, etc.), coding for MRRHRLLLQLGLALLLLALIALLINNLTVNLIRTGLGLGFGWLSRPAGFALAETALPYAPSDSYLWALTIGWLNSLKVILAGLVLATLLGVAAGAARNSGNRLLRSLAGTYVALIRQVPLLLQLLFWYFVAFLGLPSMPVGGLIQLSNQGIQLLGLNLSVEFCAVLTGLTVFTGASIAEIVRGGINAVPRGQWEAFRSLGLNEGLGLRRIVLPQALPAILPALTSQYLNLAKNSTLAIAVGYADLYAVSDTTITQTGRAIEGFLLLLLSFLLLNLLISGGMAALNGAVLSRVRRSR
- a CDS encoding SulP family inorganic anion transporter, with product MAQRSSPALVNQWFANPSKDLLSGLVVAFAMIPEAIAFSGIAGVDPKVGLFGAFCLSLTIAVVGGRMAMITSATGSTALLMTGLVAAGEARGAGLGVQYLMVAGLVTGLLQILWGYLRLAYQMRFVPQGVLSGFVNALALLIFQAQLPQLGLDLHAGGDGHAGGLLPHGGQIPIVWGLVLLGLVIIYGLPRLTRLVPSQLVAIVVLTVISIGFNLDIPSVSSLGTLPDGLPTFAVPFGAGGVPFNLDTLGLVLPTALAISLVGLMETFLTQDILDDKTDTTTNKNVEARGQGIANIVASLFGGMAGCALVGQSVMNVDNGGRTRLSTLFSGVSLLAMILLAGPWLKQIPMAALVAVMISIAVSTADINGLRNLRRIPKSDTSVMLMTFAVTMLTTPHNLALGVLAGVALAGILFSRKVAKVIQVEAIDVSDQERRYRVVGQLFFVSKVYFLQGFDLHDHPERIVIDLSSAHIWDQSGVAALDQVMRKFRLGGSEVSVEGLNDESLDLFERIGGKESAHA
- a CDS encoding amino acid ABC transporter substrate-binding protein, producing the protein MIRSSRRILIGAITVVAGLLGGCASLDEAGRSRLDLVKQRDELLCGVSGKIPGFSFLTPKGTYTGLDVDICRAMAAAFLGDADKVQYRPLTAPERFTALRSGEIDLLSRNTTHTLSRDAEGGNGLGFAPVVFHDGQGLIVPVNSGVTSLADLSGQAICVGSGTTTEQNLNDAFASKGIPYTPIKYQDLNQVVGGYLQGRCQAMTSDRSQLAAARSGFIEPEGHVILEDRLSKEPLAPAVVGGDQRLVDAMTWVVYALIEAEERGITQANLDRQLRAAEADPSQAAMRRFLGVDGGLGRKLGLPDDFVVQAIRATGNYGEIYDRHLGPESPVAIPRGANRLAEDGGLMIAPPFT
- a CDS encoding amino acid ABC transporter ATP-binding protein is translated as MTVAIRATDLVKSYIAGVRALDRVSLEVSSGEVLVVMGPSGSGKSTLIRTFNGLERLDGGALDVLGVRLDSTHADPQVRAIRRRVGMVFQQFNLFPHLSILENISLAPVKVQKRPKAEVEQRALELLEQMGIQEQAEKYPAQLSGGQQQRVAIARALALDPEVMLFDEPTSALDPERVKEVLDAMRQLARGGMTMVVVTHEIGFAREVADRVMFMDQGQVVETSDPVTFFSGAREERSRRFLSQMV
- a CDS encoding sirohydrochlorin chelatase, whose protein sequence is MAESSNDQLGVLICGHGSRNRLAVEEFAQMVEALRPKLAPMTVEHGYLEFARPILRDGLESLRQQGVTRVLAIPAMLFAAGHAKNDIPSVLNTFTAETGLPIDYGRELGVDRLMVAAAGARVRECLESNPSPVPLAETLLVVVGRGSSDPDANSNVAKVTRMLVEGFGFGWGETVYSGVTFPLVEPGLRQLVKLGFHRIVVVPYFLFSGVLVSRIRQHTERVAADHPEVDFLSAGYLGQHPLVVDTFKERVEEVLRGDTAMNCSLCKYRAQVLGFEQDVGRAQESHHHHVEGLAESCTLCERECTGACQPDGVPIPHQHHHDHAGEHHHHPPYPHADHPMGPRTLGSKDFPPKP
- a CDS encoding FAD-binding oxidoreductase — encoded protein: MDQLPPSLFNPQAADAEAQGLLQPTAEDLPSLIAGWSGPRPLRVCSGGTSSRAAAEGQWTLDLRRTMTGITWNAADQTVRIGGGCRMGQVLEQLHPLGRTVSAGLSGWPGVGYVLTGGMGPLSREQGLAVDQLQAIAGVWGSGEPFLLRRDHDQASAEWRGLCGAAPFLAVVREVVLATQPLRPLWIKASTGSPDQLPDWLVAAECSDPSTTLQWSWSADGSLRRLQVSGYEQPGWQRIDGLHQLPPLTPPPSGESRLHGEVVGLLGPAHGECWRRLLPELRALMHRCPHGGCSLSSQQLGDATAAVPTEATSFVHRDAVWKPWITAVWPAGDAEARQRSLRWLCELWSVLEPLCPGVHLAQLHDHLPFHQRELELAFGPWLPGLRQLKARRDPDGTLPGL
- a CDS encoding amino acid ABC transporter permease, coding for MTRWLDRLITLLMLALLSWGGWVVVHWLLHGADWSVVSANLPLFAVGSYPSDQRWRPLLWISTCVVLVVLTLTAPRGAGWRRALPPLWIAMAPLGLWLLAGGLGLLPVGTRHWGGLTLTLLLTAGSGLLALPLGVLLALGRRSDLPVLRWSSTVYIELMRAVPLIAVLFFGQLLIPLFLPPGLEINRVLRAVLAFALFAAAYIAEDVRGGLQAIPPTQREAASVLGLSPLQTLQLVVLPQALRVALPSLTNQAVGLLQNTSLMAILGLVELLGISRSLLANPAFIGRYLEVYLWLAAVYWLACTAMALLARHLEVQLDPVRFNR
- a CDS encoding alpha-ketoglutarate-dependent dioxygenase AlkB family protein, whose product is MGDDVLQIQSESTTLPWTLHRSWLPPLTAIDWSSTLMRRVHWQQPIVQVYGRHHPVPRLTMFLAEQDVSYRYSGTRHCGAGWPNWFLPMLNQVNTACGCRFNGCLLNLYRHGEDRMGWHADDEAEIDQSQPIASLSLGSNRDFQLRHRHQRQHRHTLELTSGDLLIMHPGCQRDWLHGVPQRRRIKTPRINLTFRCFQPR